GTCCGGGCCGGCGCTTGCCGGCTCCGGTTCGATCCCCGAGCGGCGCGCCGCAGCCTCGGCGCCGTCGGCGGGTGGCCCTGGCGCCTCGTCGACCTGAGGCTGGGCCTCCGATGCCGCCTCGGCCGGCGGCGTCTCCGCGCCCTCAGGTTCCAGCGTGAGCACCGGCTCGCCCACGGCGATCGTGTCGCCCGATTTCACGTGAATTCCGGTGACGGTGCCTGCGGCGTCCGTGGGCACCTCCAACGTGGCCTTCTCGCTCTCGATCTCGATCACCGAGTCGCCGGCGTCCACCACCTGGCCCACACTCACCAGCACGCTGAGTACGTCGGCTTCTTCGATTCCCTCGCCGAGGTCCGGCAGGCGCAGGTCGACGCTCATGGCCGGCGCCGCACGTCGCCCGCACCCGGGTCTGTCGCTCGCATCAGCTCAGCCGCGGATTCGGTTTCTCGGCGTCGATGCCCAGGTCCTCGATCGCCTCGGATACCAGTTCACTGTCAATTCGGCTTTCTCGCGCCAGCGCGTGCAGCGTCGCCAGAGTCACGAAGCGAGCATCAACCTCGAAGAAGTCGCGCAGGGCCGCGCGCGTATCGCTGCGCCCGAAACCGTCGGTGCCCAGCGCCACCAGCCGACCCGGAACCCATTTGGCAATCAGGTCCGGCAGCGACTTCATGTAGTCGGAGGCGGCCACGACCACGTCGGGCGCATTCGCCAGGCAATTTGCCACGTATGACGTGCGCGGCGTCCGGTCTGGATGCAGCATGTTCCAGCGGTCGGCGTCCAGCGCCTCCCGGCGCAGCTCGGTGTAGCTCGTCACCGACCACACGTCCGCCGCCACGCCGTAACGCGCCGCCAACATCTCCTGCGCCTCGAGCACCTCGTTGAGGATCGCGCCGCTTCCCAACAGCGTGGCGCGCGGCTGGCCGGGCGCCGCATCGGCGGCACGCAGGCGATACATGCCCTTGAGAATGCCCTCCCGCACTCCGTCGTCCGCCGGCAGGCTCGGGTGCGGATACGCCTCGTTGCCCAGGGTGAGGTAGTAGAACACGTCCTCATCCTGCTCGTGCATGCGGCGGATGCCCTCGCGGATGATCACCGCGATTTCATAGGCAAACGCGGGATCGTAGGCCAGGCACGTCGGCACCACCGAAAACAAGAGATGGCTGTGGCCGTCCTGGTGCTGCAAGCCTTCGCCCGCCAACGTCGTCCGTCCCGCGGTGGCGCCCAACAGGAATCCACGCGTCCTTGCATCGGCCGCGGCCCAGACAAGGTCGCCAACGCGCTGAAAGCCGAACATCGAGTAGTAGATGAAGAACGGCAATGTAGCGACGCCATAGGTCGCGTGGGAAGTCCCGGCGGCGATAAACGAGCTCATCGCTCCCGCCTCGGCGATCCCTTCCTCCAGGATCTGGCCGTCGGTGGCCTCCTTGTAGTAGAGGAGCGACGCCGAATCGACCGGCTCATAGAGCTGTCCCACGGCCGAGTAGATGCCGACCTGACGGAACAGCGCCTCCATGCCGAAGGTGCGGGCTTCGTCGGGCACGATCGGAACGACGCGCGGACCCAGCGCCGGATCGCGCAGCAGTTTGGACAGCATGCGCACGAACGCCATGGTCGTGGAGGCGGGCCGCTCGCTCCCGGCCTCGAATTCGGCGAAGCCGTCTGCCGGCGGAGTCGAGATCTGGCTCTTCTCCGCCCGGCGCATGGGCATGAATCCGCCGAGCTCCTCGCGGCGGACGGTCAGATAGCGGACTTCGCGACTGTCGGGCCCCGGGCGGTAAAGCGGGGCGCGACCGAGGTCCTCATCGGAAATCGGGATCTTGAAACGATCGCGGAACGTCAGCAGCTCGTCCTCGTTCAGCTGCTTCTGCTGATGCGTCACGTTGCGGCCTTCGCCGGCCTCGCCGAGCCCGTAGCCCTTGATCGTGCGGGCCAGCACGACCGTCGGGGCGCCCTTATGGCGCACGGCCGCATTGAAGGCTGCGTAGACCTTGCGCGCGTCGTGTCCGCCAAGGTTCATTCGCACCAGCTCGTCGTCGCTGCGGTCGGCCACCATGGCCAACAGCCGCTCATCCACCCCGTAGAAGTTCTCGCGGATGTAGGCCCCGCCGGCCACGCTGTATTTCTGGTACTCACCGTCGACGATTTGACCCGCGCGGCGGGTGAGCAGGCCGTCGCGATCGTTCGCGAACAGCTCGTCCCAATCGCGGCCCCACAGGACCTTGATCACGTTCCAGCCGGCGCCGCGAAACAGCCCTTCCAACTCCTGCACGATGTTGCCATTGCCGCGCACCGGGCCGTCCAGACGCTGCAGGTTGCAGTTGACCACCCAGGTGAGGTTGTCCAGGTACTCGCGCCCGGCGAGGGAGATTGCCGCGATGGTCTCCGGCGCGTCGGCTTCGCCGTCGCCCACGAAGGCCCACACCCGCTGGTCGGAGGGCTGCTTCAGCCCCCGATCCTCCAGGTAGCGCATGAACCGCGCCTGGTAGATCGACATCAGCGGGCCCAAGCCCATGGACACTGTGGGGAACTGCCAGAAATCGGGCATGAGCCAGGGATGCGGGTACGACGAGACGCCGCCGCTGGGCATGAGCTCACGCCGAAAGTCGTGGATTTGCTCGGCGGTCAGTCGACCCTCGAGATACGCCCGCGCATAGATGCCCGGCGCCGCGTGGCCCTGGAAATAGATGATGTCCGGCCCCTCGGGGTGATCCGGCCCGCGGAAGAAGTGGTTGAAGCCGACCTCGTAGAGCGTCGCCGCCGACGCATAGGTGGAGATGTGCCCGCCGATGCCGTCTGCCTCGCGATTCGCGGCCACCACCATGGCCATCGCGTTCCAGCGAATGATGCTGCGAATCTGCCATTCGAGCGCCTCATCGCCGGGATAGGCCGGCTCGCGCTCCGGCGGAATGGAGTTGGCATAGGGCGTGCGCGCGGTGACCGGTAGCACGCCGCCGGCTCGCTGCGCGTGGATCTGCAACTCGCGCAGCAACTCACGCACGCGCTCGTTGCCGGATAGCCGCCGCACGTCGTGCAGCGCGTCCAGCCAGTCTCGCGTCTCGACCGCGTCAGCGCCCTGACCGCCGTTCAAGACGCCGTCGCGGTGGGTGTCTAGCTGTGCCATGGGCTCCGCCTAGAGACTACGCAAGGGTAGTACGCCCGGCGCTGGGCGCTTTGCGAACTGCCAGACGGTCGGCATTGGCCTGGCGCTTCACGCGGCCGCTCGGCCGCAGCGAGGCGCCTCCGGCGGGACAAGCGTGCCACGCCGGGCTCGGTTGTTCATCCCACGCGCGCGCGGTTCATGGACGCGGCGAGGGCTTGACGCCCGGCGTGGTACGAGCTGCGCACCAGGGGGCCGGATTCCACGTGGACGAACCCCAGCGCTCGGGCCTCCTCGGCGATTTCGACGAACTCGTCCGGGTGATAGAAGCGTTGCACCGGCAGGTGCTTGCGTGTCGGCTGAAGGTATTGCCCCACGGTCAGCAGCTCGCAGCGATGCTCCACCAGGTCGGCAAGCGTCGCGCGCAGCTCGTCACGAGTCTCACCCAGGCCCACCATCACCCCCGACTTGGTGGCCACGTCCGGCGCCATGTCGGCCGCTCGGCGGATGAGCTCCAACGTGCGCTCGTAGCGCGCCTTAGGCCGCACCCGGGCATAGAGGCGCGGCACCGTCTCGGTGTTGTGATTGAGCACGACGGGGCGCGCCTCCATCACCGTCGCCAGCGCGTCCCAGTTGCCCATGAAGTCGGGAACGAGCACCTCGACCTGGCACGAAGGGCGCACCCGGCGCACAGCGCGAATGCAGTCGGCAAACACGCTTGCGCCGCCGTCAGGCGCGTCGTCGCGGTTGACGGAGGTGATGACGCAGTAGTCCAGCCCCATGCGCTCCACCGCGGCCGCCAGGCGCAACGGTTCCAACGGGTCAATGGCATCGGGTCGGCCCGAGGTGACGGCGCAGAAGCCGCAGGCGCGCGTGCAGGTGTCGCCCAGGATCATGAAGGTGGCGTGGCCGTCGTTCCAGCACTCGCCGATGTTGGGACAGCGGGCCTCCTCGCACACGGTGTGCAGCGACTGCGTGCGCATCAGCCGCTTCAGACCGGTGTAACGGTCTCCGGTCGGCGCGCGCACTTTGAGCCACGCGGGCTTGGGGAATCGGGGCCGGACCTCAGTGGCCATTGGCAAGGGCCTTGTCCGCGGCAACGTCCCGCAACGCTACATCGAACGTCTGCGCGAAGGCGGTGATGAATGCCTCCTTGGCGGCCTCGTGATCGGGCGCGGCCCCACAGTAGCGCTCCACGGACGTGATGCCCGCGTCCTGGATGCCGCAGGGCACGATGGCCTCGAAGGCCGCCAGGTCCGGCGCGAGGTTGAGCGCGATGCCGTGCATGCTCACCCCGCCGCGTACGTGCACCCCCAGCGCGGCGATCTTGTCGTTGCCCACCCACACGCCGGGCAGGCTCTTCCGCGGCGCCGCGGGCACGCCGAGCGCGGCCAGGGTGGTCACCAGCGTTTGCTCCAGGCCCCGAACGAAGCTGATCGGGTAGATGCCGCGGCGGCGCAGGTCCAGGATCGGATAGGCCACCAGCTGGCCCGGACCGTGATAGGTCACGTCGCCCCCGCGTTCGACGTCAACGACCTCGACCCCCTGGGCCGCCAGCCGCTCCGGCAACGCCAGCAAGTTCGCCGGGTCGCTGCGGCGGCCGCAGGTGTACACCGGCGGATGCTCCAGCAGCGCAAGCGCCTCCGCCGCCGTGCCGGCGCGAACGTCGTCCGCGCGCGCCTGCTGCCAGGCCCACGCGTCGCGATAGGCCACCCGGCCCGGTCGGTGCACATCGACGGTGGTCGACACCATGACCCGAGCGTACCCACCACGTCGAACCGATCCAAGCCCCGCCAAGGTCTCGAATTACGGCAAGTGAAGCGGGCGGGCGCTAAATCCCCGCCAACTGCGCGAATTGCAGCTCCGTCGGCTCGGCGCAGCAGAACCAGGCCTCGGTGAGCCTTGGCCGCGCCGCCGCGCGCTCGGCGTTGACGAGGACGTCGCGCGCACGTCCGTCGGCGGCTGCTCCGGCAGCGTCGATCACAGCCGCCCGCACGGCGGCATAGGACGTGGCAATATCCGTGTCCTCGTCGGCAAGGTTCGCCACCAACGTCGCGAGCTCTGCCTGGAGCGCATCGACCGCCGGGTCGGCCGCCTGCCACGTATAGCTGAGCTGCGCCTCGTCGTACGCCCCCAGGTGGCGTTGCATGTCGGGCAGATCGAGCAGCAGCGACCCCTTGGGCAGCAAGAGCCGAATGCTGTACTGCACCGGATCGACGTTCCCCACGAGGTCGTGCCGCGCGACGAAATCGAGAATGTCCAGCACGTCGGTGAAGGTCGTCCATGGCGTGAACGGCAGCCAGGAGGGCCGCGTCTCGATGCCATGGCGGCGAAGCAGGGTGATCGCCTGCTCGGCCTCGGCGGCCACGTGACCCTTGTCCAGGCACTCCAGGATCTCGTCGTTGAGCGACTCGAACGCCGAGATGACGAACAGGCACCCCGCGTCGGCGAATTCGGGCCACACTTGGGCGTGCTCCAGGATGTGCTCGACCTTGGTCGTGCAATCGAATGTGAGTTCCGGAAACCGCGCGTGCATGGTGCGCACCACCTTGCGCGAGTGGCGCCAGCCGTTGAGGAAGTCCGGATCGCCGAAGGTGATGTGGCGCGCGCCCGCATCGACCAGCCGCGCAATGTCGTCCAGCACGGTGTCCGCGCCGACGATGCGAATGCGTCCGTCATAGACCACCGGCACCGGACAGTGGCGGCACTTGTGGACGCAGCCGTGACTGGCCTCGACATAGCCCGCCAGACGCTCTTCGCCGTCCACGGCAAGCCGCGCATAGCGGTCGATCGGCGGCAGCAGCTCGCGCGCCGGGGCGTGAAAGTCGTGTTTGGTGAGTTGGATGACCTCCGGGACAACGCTGGGCGTCCCGTTCGCGCCCGCCAGGGCATCCACCCAGGCGACGAGCTCCGGCTCGTACTCCCCGGCAAGCGCGCGGTCCATGGAATGGCTCGGGTCCAGCGCCGGCGCCATCTCGCCATAGAGGCCGTAGAAGCAAATGGGAACGTCCGGGTGCGTGCGACGCGCCGCCTGCGCGGCGCTCACGGCAATGCGCATGGCCGTGTGCATCGGAACGGAAAACGCCAGCGCGTCGATGCCGTCCAGCGCGTCCGGGTCCCACATCTCGACGGCCAGATCCATCGCGTGCACCTGATGACCCGCCGCCTGCAGCGCCGCGGCCGGCGACGCCGCATGCACGGGCTGGTGCCCGAGCTCGTAGGTCGAGACGATCAACACCCGCATCAGCGTCCCGCCTCCGAAGCCTCCGTGCCGCGCCGCCTCGGCGCGCGGTCCGGATCGATCTCAACCTCAAGCTTCGCATGCGCGCGCCGCAGGGCCGACTCGACGGCATCGGGAGTGTCACCCCGAGCAAACATGAAGCCAAGATAGCGGTCGCCCTCCGGCAGCGGCTCGACCCAGCCGCCCGGCGCGATCGTGATCTCCAGCCCCACGATGCCGGGAAGATCCAGCGCCGCCTCGCGCCCGCGCACCTCGACCAGCACGCCGGCCCGGGGAATGAGCAGCATCATCACGCCCGACGCGGCGTGCGCGGCCGTGGTGTCTCGCAGCGGCAGGTTCAGCGCGTGGCGCAGGATCAGCGACTCCAGCGACACGCCCAGCCCGAATCGCAGCGATCGCGCGCAGAGGCCGCCGATGGAGCGCGCGGCAACCTCGATCACTGTGGCGGCGTCGCCGTCCACACGAATCTCGGCATGAACCGGACCTTCGGTCAGGCCCAGCCCCACGACGGCCGCGCTCGTCACTTCCTCAACCGCACGCTGAACCTCGCCGGGGAGGCGAGATGGCGTGATGTAAAGCGTTTCCTCGAAGTAGGGGCCGTCGAGCGGATCCGGCTTGTCGAAGATGGCCAGCGTATGCAGTGTCCCCCGTCGCAACAGACCCTCAACTGCGATCTCCACCCCCGGCGCGAAGCGCTCGACCAGCAACGGCGCGGGCAGGCCGTCATCAGACCCGCCCAGCATCCGGCGAATTCTGGCCGCGGCGGCCGCCGCATCTGCCGGCGTGTCCGCGCGGATCACGCCGCGACTGGCTGACAACGTCAGGGGTTTGAGCACTACCGGAAATCCGAGTTCCGCCGCCGCGGCCACCGGATCCTCGTCACCGTCAACGAGCGCAAACGCCGGCTGCAGCACGCCGGCCTGCGCCAACCGCCGGCGCATGGCGGCCTTGTCCCGCGTGAGCGCCGTCGCCGCGGGCGGACTGTGCGCCAGACCCAAACGCTCCGCCGCGAGCGACGCGGCCGCGACTCCCGCGTCATCCACCGGCACGATGGCGTTGAGCGGCGCCTCATCCGCAAACTCCACGATGGCGTCCGCTGCGATCTCGGGGCGGTTCAGCGGCAGCTCGATCACGCGCGATGCCATCACGTCATCCAACGCGTGACGTTGCTCGGCGCCGACGACGACCTCCACGCCAAGCTCCCGCGCGGCTTCGAGAAAGTCGCTCGCGCGGTAAGCCCGTGTCGGCAGCAGTAGGAGAACCCGGCGCATCGTCCTATGATGAACCACGAACGGACGACGCGCCGCATGCCCGCCGGATGGGGAACATGACCCTGGAACACGACACCGAAGTCTTCATAAGCGACGCCGCGCGCGACTTGGTCCTCGACTTTCGCGCGCGCTCCGACCGGCCCGACAAGGACGACCTCGCCATGTGGATCGAGGTCACCGGCATTTCGGGCGCGAGCTTCAGCTACGACATGTATCTGAAGAGCTCGAGCGACGCCGGACCCCAGGACGCGGTTGTGGAGGTCGCCGACGGGCTCAATGTGGTCGTTCCCGCCGGGAGCACCGACCAGCTCGACGGCGCCACCATCGACTATCGCTCCGCCCCGAATGGCGGCGGCCTGTTCGTCGACAACCCCAACACCCCGAGCCCGGTTGCCGGACCGGCTGCCCGTGACGTCCCCGCGCCGCAGCTCAGCGGCGCAGTGGCGGATCAGGTCGCGCAGATTCTGGAGCAGCAGATCAATCCCGCCATCGCCGCGCACGGCGGGCACGCCGAGCTCGTCTCCGTCGAGGACGGCGCGGCCTACCTGCGGCTCAGCGGCGGTTGCCAGGGGTGCGGCATGGCGTCCGTGACCCTGACCCAGGGCATCGAGGTCGCGATTCGCGAGGCCGTGCCCGAAGTCACGCGGGTGATCGACGTGACCGATCACGCCTCGGGCACCAATCCATACTTCGAGGCGTCGAAGAAGTAGGTCGGCGCGGCCGCTAGTCGGTCCTCCCGAGCGTCCGGTCGCTCGAA
Above is a window of Chloroflexota bacterium DNA encoding:
- the aceE gene encoding pyruvate dehydrogenase (acetyl-transferring), homodimeric type, whose amino-acid sequence is MAQLDTHRDGVLNGGQGADAVETRDWLDALHDVRRLSGNERVRELLRELQIHAQRAGGVLPVTARTPYANSIPPEREPAYPGDEALEWQIRSIIRWNAMAMVVAANREADGIGGHISTYASAATLYEVGFNHFFRGPDHPEGPDIIYFQGHAAPGIYARAYLEGRLTAEQIHDFRRELMPSGGVSSYPHPWLMPDFWQFPTVSMGLGPLMSIYQARFMRYLEDRGLKQPSDQRVWAFVGDGEADAPETIAAISLAGREYLDNLTWVVNCNLQRLDGPVRGNGNIVQELEGLFRGAGWNVIKVLWGRDWDELFANDRDGLLTRRAGQIVDGEYQKYSVAGGAYIRENFYGVDERLLAMVADRSDDELVRMNLGGHDARKVYAAFNAAVRHKGAPTVVLARTIKGYGLGEAGEGRNVTHQQKQLNEDELLTFRDRFKIPISDEDLGRAPLYRPGPDSREVRYLTVRREELGGFMPMRRAEKSQISTPPADGFAEFEAGSERPASTTMAFVRMLSKLLRDPALGPRVVPIVPDEARTFGMEALFRQVGIYSAVGQLYEPVDSASLLYYKEATDGQILEEGIAEAGAMSSFIAAGTSHATYGVATLPFFIYYSMFGFQRVGDLVWAAADARTRGFLLGATAGRTTLAGEGLQHQDGHSHLLFSVVPTCLAYDPAFAYEIAVIIREGIRRMHEQDEDVFYYLTLGNEAYPHPSLPADDGVREGILKGMYRLRAADAAPGQPRATLLGSGAILNEVLEAQEMLAARYGVAADVWSVTSYTELRREALDADRWNMLHPDRTPRTSYVANCLANAPDVVVAASDYMKSLPDLIAKWVPGRLVALGTDGFGRSDTRAALRDFFEVDARFVTLATLHALARESRIDSELVSEAIEDLGIDAEKPNPRLS
- the lipA gene encoding lipoyl synthase, whose translation is MATEVRPRFPKPAWLKVRAPTGDRYTGLKRLMRTQSLHTVCEEARCPNIGECWNDGHATFMILGDTCTRACGFCAVTSGRPDAIDPLEPLRLAAAVERMGLDYCVITSVNRDDAPDGGASVFADCIRAVRRVRPSCQVEVLVPDFMGNWDALATVMEARPVVLNHNTETVPRLYARVRPKARYERTLELIRRAADMAPDVATKSGVMVGLGETRDELRATLADLVEHRCELLTVGQYLQPTRKHLPVQRFYHPDEFVEIAEEARALGFVHVESGPLVRSSYHAGRQALAASMNRARVG
- the lipB gene encoding lipoyl(octanoyl) transferase LipB; this encodes MVSTTVDVHRPGRVAYRDAWAWQQARADDVRAGTAAEALALLEHPPVYTCGRRSDPANLLALPERLAAQGVEVVDVERGGDVTYHGPGQLVAYPILDLRRRGIYPISFVRGLEQTLVTTLAALGVPAAPRKSLPGVWVGNDKIAALGVHVRGGVSMHGIALNLAPDLAAFEAIVPCGIQDAGITSVERYCGAAPDHEAAKEAFITAFAQTFDVALRDVAADKALANGH
- a CDS encoding CUAEP/CCAEP-tail radical SAM protein, which gives rise to MRVLIVSTYELGHQPVHAASPAAALQAAGHQVHAMDLAVEMWDPDALDGIDALAFSVPMHTAMRIAVSAAQAARRTHPDVPICFYGLYGEMAPALDPSHSMDRALAGEYEPELVAWVDALAGANGTPSVVPEVIQLTKHDFHAPARELLPPIDRYARLAVDGEERLAGYVEASHGCVHKCRHCPVPVVYDGRIRIVGADTVLDDIARLVDAGARHITFGDPDFLNGWRHSRKVVRTMHARFPELTFDCTTKVEHILEHAQVWPEFADAGCLFVISAFESLNDEILECLDKGHVAAEAEQAITLLRRHGIETRPSWLPFTPWTTFTDVLDILDFVARHDLVGNVDPVQYSIRLLLPKGSLLLDLPDMQRHLGAYDEAQLSYTWQAADPAVDALQAELATLVANLADEDTDIATSYAAVRAAVIDAAGAAADGRARDVLVNAERAAARPRLTEAWFCCAEPTELQFAQLAGI
- a CDS encoding ATP-grasp domain-containing protein — protein: MRRVLLLLPTRAYRASDFLEAARELGVEVVVGAEQRHALDDVMASRVIELPLNRPEIAADAIVEFADEAPLNAIVPVDDAGVAAASLAAERLGLAHSPPAATALTRDKAAMRRRLAQAGVLQPAFALVDGDEDPVAAAAELGFPVVLKPLTLSASRGVIRADTPADAAAAAARIRRMLGGSDDGLPAPLLVERFAPGVEIAVEGLLRRGTLHTLAIFDKPDPLDGPYFEETLYITPSRLPGEVQRAVEEVTSAAVVGLGLTEGPVHAEIRVDGDAATVIEVAARSIGGLCARSLRFGLGVSLESLILRHALNLPLRDTTAAHAASGVMMLLIPRAGVLVEVRGREAALDLPGIVGLEITIAPGGWVEPLPEGDRYLGFMFARGDTPDAVESALRRAHAKLEVEIDPDRAPRRRGTEASEAGR
- a CDS encoding NifU family protein, producing MTLEHDTEVFISDAARDLVLDFRARSDRPDKDDLAMWIEVTGISGASFSYDMYLKSSSDAGPQDAVVEVADGLNVVVPAGSTDQLDGATIDYRSAPNGGGLFVDNPNTPSPVAGPAARDVPAPQLSGAVADQVAQILEQQINPAIAAHGGHAELVSVEDGAAYLRLSGGCQGCGMASVTLTQGIEVAIREAVPEVTRVIDVTDHASGTNPYFEASKK